The Pantoea nemavictus genome includes a region encoding these proteins:
- the pntB gene encoding Re/Si-specific NAD(P)(+) transhydrogenase subunit beta, with protein MSGGLVTAAYIVAAILFICSLAGLSKHETSKQGNIFGMSGMAIALLATIFGPNTGNVAWILLAMVIGGAIGLRLAKKVEMTEMPELVAILHSFVGLAAVLVGFNSYIDHAPGLAPVMENIHLTEVFLGIFIGAVTFTGSLVAFGKLRGKISSSALMLPHRHKMNLAALVVSFLLMLWFVQTDSTGAQVFALLLMTMIALVFGWHLVASIGGADMPVVVSMLNSYSGWAAAAAGFMLSNDLLIVTGALVGSSGAILSYIMCKAMNRSFISVIAGGFGTDVSVGGESEEVGEHREITAEETAELLKASSSVVITPGYGMAVAQAQYPVAEITEKLRARGIKVRFGIHPVAGRLPGHMNVLLAEAKVPYDVVLEMDEINDDFSDTDTVLVIGANDTVNPAALEDPRSPIAGMPVLEVWKAQNVIVFKRSMSTGYAGVQNPLFFKDNTQMLFGDAKASVEGILRAL; from the coding sequence ATGTCTGGCGGATTAGTTACTGCAGCATATATTGTTGCCGCAATTCTGTTTATTTGCAGCCTTGCGGGTCTCTCGAAACACGAGACCTCTAAGCAGGGTAATATTTTCGGTATGAGCGGGATGGCGATTGCGCTGCTCGCCACCATTTTTGGTCCAAACACCGGTAACGTTGCCTGGATTTTACTGGCAATGGTGATTGGCGGTGCGATTGGCCTGCGTTTGGCGAAGAAAGTCGAAATGACTGAAATGCCTGAGCTGGTGGCGATTTTGCACAGCTTCGTGGGTTTGGCGGCGGTGTTGGTGGGCTTTAACAGCTACATCGATCATGCTCCAGGCCTGGCACCGGTGATGGAAAACATCCATCTGACCGAAGTGTTCCTGGGTATCTTCATTGGTGCAGTGACCTTTACCGGCTCGCTGGTGGCATTTGGCAAGCTGCGTGGAAAAATTTCCTCTTCTGCGCTGATGTTGCCACATCGTCATAAAATGAACCTTGCTGCGCTGGTGGTCTCTTTCCTGCTGATGCTGTGGTTCGTGCAGACCGATAGCACTGGCGCACAAGTGTTTGCGCTGTTGCTGATGACGATGATTGCACTGGTGTTTGGCTGGCATCTGGTGGCATCAATTGGCGGCGCCGATATGCCGGTCGTGGTCTCGATGCTGAACTCATATTCCGGTTGGGCGGCTGCGGCGGCAGGTTTCATGCTCAGCAATGACTTGCTGATCGTGACCGGTGCCTTAGTAGGTTCCTCCGGTGCCATCCTCTCTTATATTATGTGTAAAGCAATGAACCGCTCGTTTATCAGCGTTATCGCCGGTGGCTTTGGTACCGACGTTAGCGTGGGTGGTGAAAGCGAGGAGGTGGGTGAACATCGTGAGATCACCGCTGAAGAGACCGCCGAACTGCTGAAAGCCTCGTCTTCCGTGGTGATCACGCCGGGTTATGGCATGGCGGTGGCGCAGGCACAATATCCGGTTGCTGAGATTACCGAGAAACTGCGCGCGCGCGGCATCAAGGTTCGCTTTGGCATTCACCCGGTTGCCGGTCGTTTGCCGGGTCACATGAACGTGCTGCTGGCGGAAGCCAAGGTGCCTTACGATGTGGTGCTGGAGATGGACGAAATTAACGATGACTTCAGCGATACCGATACCGTGTTGGTTATCGGTGCTAATGACACCGTCAATCCGGCTGCGCTGGAAGATCCGCGGAGTCCAATCGCCGGTATGCCCGTTCTCGAAGTGTGGAAAGCGCAGAACGTGATTGTGTTTAAACGTTCGATGAGCACCGGATACGCCGGCGTACAGAATCCGCTGTTCTTCAAAGACAATACCCAGATGCTGTTTGGCGATGCGAAAGCGAGTGTGGAAGGTATTCTGCGCGCGCTATAA
- the pntA gene encoding Re/Si-specific NAD(P)(+) transhydrogenase subunit alpha, producing MLIGIPKERLANESRVAATPKTVEQLIKLGFSVTVEQNAGLRASFDDESFIAAGATVTNGADVWQSDIVLKVNAPDDQEIELTRAGSTLVSFIWPAQNPALLEKLAARNVTVMAMDSVPRISRAQALDALSSMANIAGYRAIVEAAHEFGRFFTGQITAAGKVPPAKVMIIGAGVAGLAAIGAAGSLGAIVRAFDTRPEVKEQVQSMGAEFLELDFEEEAGSGDGYAKVMSEAFIKAEMELFAAQAKEVDIIVTTALIPGRPAPKLITAEMVASMKPGSVIVDLAAQTGGNCELTVADQVTLTSNGVKIIGYTDLPSRLPTQSSQLYGTNLVNLVKLLCKDKNGEITVDFDDVVVRGVTVIRDGEVTWPAPPIQVSAAPKAQPAAQPLPKAEAKPVSPWRKYLLLALALVLFACLANVAPADFLSHFTVFALSCVVGYYVVWNVSHALHTPLMAVTNAISGIIVVGAVLQMGHGGWVTILSFIAVLIASINIFGGFTVTQRMLKMFRKN from the coding sequence ATGTTAATTGGGATACCCAAAGAACGGTTAGCCAATGAGTCGCGCGTGGCCGCCACGCCGAAGACCGTTGAGCAACTGATCAAGCTGGGATTCAGCGTAACCGTTGAACAGAACGCCGGGCTGCGCGCCAGTTTCGATGATGAAAGCTTTATTGCTGCTGGCGCCACTGTGACTAACGGCGCTGATGTATGGCAGTCAGATATCGTATTAAAAGTGAATGCGCCTGACGATCAAGAGATCGAACTAACGCGCGCCGGCAGCACGCTGGTGAGCTTTATCTGGCCGGCGCAAAACCCTGCGCTGCTGGAGAAACTGGCTGCGCGTAACGTTACCGTGATGGCAATGGATTCGGTGCCGCGTATCTCACGTGCACAGGCGCTTGATGCGCTGAGCTCAATGGCGAATATCGCGGGTTATCGCGCCATCGTTGAAGCAGCTCATGAATTCGGCCGCTTCTTCACCGGTCAAATCACCGCTGCCGGTAAAGTTCCACCTGCGAAAGTGATGATCATCGGTGCGGGCGTGGCGGGTCTTGCCGCAATCGGCGCCGCGGGCAGCTTGGGCGCCATTGTGCGCGCTTTCGATACACGTCCGGAAGTGAAAGAACAGGTGCAAAGTATGGGCGCCGAGTTCCTTGAGCTGGACTTCGAAGAGGAAGCCGGCAGCGGCGATGGCTATGCCAAAGTGATGTCTGAAGCCTTTATTAAAGCGGAGATGGAACTGTTTGCGGCACAGGCGAAAGAAGTCGACATTATTGTCACCACCGCGCTCATCCCTGGCCGCCCGGCACCCAAGTTAATCACCGCAGAAATGGTTGCCAGTATGAAGCCGGGCAGTGTCATCGTTGATCTGGCGGCGCAAACCGGCGGCAACTGTGAATTGACGGTTGCCGATCAGGTTACGCTGACCAGCAATGGCGTGAAAATTATCGGTTACACCGATCTGCCAAGCCGCCTGCCAACACAATCTTCTCAGCTGTACGGCACCAACCTTGTCAACCTAGTTAAACTGTTGTGCAAAGATAAAAATGGTGAAATCACCGTTGATTTCGACGATGTGGTGGTGCGCGGTGTCACGGTGATTCGTGATGGTGAAGTGACCTGGCCAGCACCGCCGATTCAGGTTTCGGCGGCGCCAAAAGCACAACCCGCAGCGCAACCTTTGCCTAAGGCTGAAGCCAAACCGGTTTCGCCGTGGCGTAAATATCTGCTGCTGGCGCTGGCATTAGTGCTGTTTGCCTGCCTGGCGAATGTTGCACCGGCTGACTTCTTATCACACTTTACCGTCTTCGCGCTCTCGTGCGTGGTGGGTTACTACGTGGTGTGGAACGTGAGTCATGCCTTGCATACGCCGTTGATGGCCGTCACTAACGCCATTTCCGGCATTATTGTGGTGGGCGCGGTATTGCAGATGGGCCATGGCGGTTGGGTAACGATTCTCTCGTTTATTGCCGTGCTGATCGCCAGCATCAATATTTTCGGTGGTTTCACCGTCACCCAGCGCATGCTGAAAATGTTTCGTAAGAATTAA
- the ydgH gene encoding DUF1471 family protein YdgH — MKLKNTILASTLLSLLAANAFAAKELTPEQAAALKPFERINISGRFNAIGDATDAISKQADAKGADSFYVQGINDSNGNGGNWRVTADLYKANAPKADDSTKYRSFSGVKELPKAEAYRLEPYDTVSVNGFFSSQPDVNEAIGKAAKNKGAASFFIVRQVDANNGGNQYVTAYVYKADAPERKVQNTSDSIPADSEAGKAALAAGGTAATKVAIPGVASSETPSRNVGRFFETQSSTGERYTVKTADGRSVQEVNAITAAQMQPFDTITFSDHFGTPTEISEAVGKRAVAKGAKYYHITRQWQNQSGGNLTVTADLFK, encoded by the coding sequence ATGAAGCTGAAGAACACCATTCTGGCGTCAACCTTGTTATCACTGCTGGCAGCAAATGCTTTTGCTGCTAAAGAGTTAACGCCAGAGCAAGCGGCCGCGTTGAAACCATTCGAACGTATTAATATCAGCGGCCGTTTCAATGCCATTGGCGATGCGACTGATGCCATCTCTAAACAAGCCGATGCCAAAGGCGCTGACTCTTTCTATGTGCAAGGTATCAATGACAGTAACGGCAATGGCGGTAACTGGCGCGTAACGGCTGATCTCTATAAAGCCAATGCCCCGAAAGCGGATGACTCAACCAAATATCGCAGCTTCTCAGGCGTGAAAGAGCTGCCGAAAGCAGAAGCCTATCGCCTTGAGCCATACGATACCGTATCGGTCAATGGATTCTTCTCTAGCCAGCCGGATGTCAACGAGGCAATTGGTAAAGCGGCGAAAAATAAGGGCGCGGCCTCGTTCTTTATTGTGCGTCAGGTTGATGCCAACAATGGCGGCAATCAGTATGTAACCGCTTATGTGTACAAAGCCGATGCGCCAGAGCGTAAGGTGCAAAACACCTCAGACTCCATCCCTGCTGATTCAGAAGCCGGTAAAGCAGCGCTGGCCGCCGGTGGCACCGCAGCGACGAAAGTGGCCATCCCAGGAGTCGCCTCTTCTGAGACGCCAAGCCGCAATGTGGGGCGTTTCTTCGAAACACAAAGCTCCACTGGCGAACGTTACACCGTGAAAACTGCGGACGGCCGCAGCGTGCAGGAAGTGAATGCGATTACCGCTGCTCAAATGCAACCGTTCGACACCATCACCTTCTCCGATCACTTCGGTACACCAACCGAAATCTCCGAAGCGGTTGGCAAGCGTGCAGTGGCGAAAGGTGCCAAGTACTACCACATTACGCGCCAATGGCAGAACCAGAGTGGCGGCAACCTGACCGTTACGGCCGATCTGTTCAAATAA
- a CDS encoding amino acid permease, whose amino-acid sequence MDKKLGLSALTALVLSSMLGAGVFSLPQNMAAVAGPAALLIGWLITGVGIIFLSLAMLLLTRLKPELDGGIFTYARAGFGELMGFCSAWGYWLCAVIANVSYLVIVFSALSFFTDTPGHVVFGDGNTWQAMLGASVLLWLVHCLVLRGVQTAASINLLATLGKLVPLLLFVVLALLAFNYDRFRFDFRGVELGQPLWQQVKQTMLITLWVFIGVEGAVVVSARARNKQDVGRATLMAVLAALLVYLLVTLLSLGVIPRAELAQMRNPSMAGLMKHLLGHWGDAVIAVGLIISVCGAYLSWTIMAAEVPFLAAQQGAFPRSIARQNRHNSPAASLWLTNGSVQVCLILIAVTGADYNTLLTIASEMILVPYLLVGLYLIKVVRGQNKPWAMFTGIGASAYGIWLLYASGPLHLLLSVVLYAPGLLLFLYARRGGRGENLLSQLERIAIVLLIAASLPALWQLTN is encoded by the coding sequence TTGGATAAAAAATTAGGTCTTAGCGCGCTCACTGCGTTAGTGCTCAGCTCCATGCTCGGCGCGGGTGTTTTCAGCCTGCCGCAAAATATGGCAGCGGTCGCCGGTCCGGCCGCGCTGCTGATCGGCTGGCTTATCACCGGCGTGGGGATTATTTTCCTCTCGCTCGCCATGCTATTACTCACGCGACTGAAACCGGAGTTGGATGGCGGCATCTTTACCTACGCGCGCGCGGGGTTTGGTGAGCTGATGGGATTTTGCTCGGCGTGGGGATATTGGCTGTGTGCGGTGATTGCTAACGTCTCCTATCTGGTGATTGTCTTCTCCGCTCTGAGCTTCTTCACCGATACACCCGGACACGTGGTGTTTGGTGATGGTAATACCTGGCAGGCGATGCTCGGTGCATCGGTGCTGTTGTGGCTGGTGCATTGCCTGGTGTTGCGCGGCGTCCAAACTGCGGCCAGCATTAATCTACTGGCAACGTTAGGTAAGCTGGTACCGCTGCTGCTATTTGTAGTGCTGGCGCTGTTGGCGTTCAATTACGATCGCTTCCGCTTTGATTTTCGCGGCGTTGAGCTGGGGCAACCTCTGTGGCAGCAGGTGAAGCAAACCATGCTGATCACCTTGTGGGTGTTTATTGGTGTCGAAGGTGCGGTGGTGGTTTCTGCTCGCGCACGTAACAAACAGGATGTTGGGCGCGCCACGCTGATGGCGGTGCTGGCGGCGCTGCTGGTTTATCTGCTGGTGACGTTGCTGTCGTTGGGCGTCATTCCGCGCGCCGAGCTGGCGCAGATGCGCAACCCTTCCATGGCCGGCTTAATGAAACACCTGTTGGGACATTGGGGCGATGCGGTGATTGCGGTCGGTTTGATCATCTCCGTTTGTGGCGCTTATCTCAGCTGGACGATTATGGCCGCTGAAGTACCGTTCCTGGCGGCACAGCAAGGCGCATTTCCACGCAGCATTGCACGGCAGAACCGTCACAACTCACCTGCTGCATCGTTATGGCTCACCAATGGCAGCGTGCAGGTGTGTCTGATTTTGATCGCCGTGACCGGCGCGGATTACAACACGCTGCTGACCATCGCCTCGGAAATGATTTTAGTGCCCTATCTGTTGGTCGGTTTGTATCTGATTAAGGTGGTACGCGGTCAGAACAAACCCTGGGCGATGTTCACCGGCATTGGCGCTAGCGCTTACGGTATTTGGCTTCTGTATGCATCCGGTCCACTGCATTTATTGCTTTCGGTGGTGCTCTATGCGCCAGGTTTGTTGCTGTTTCTGTATGCACGACGCGGCGGCCGTGGCGAAAACCTATTGTCACAGCTGGAACGCATCGCGATTGTGTTGTTGATTGCTGCATCACTGCCCGCGCTGTGGCAGTTGACGAATTAG